In Brucella melitensis bv. 1 str. 16M, a genomic segment contains:
- a CDS encoding LysM peptidoglycan-binding domain-containing protein, with protein sequence MQKYWSWLLGVGLVVIAGGLAFYWNSLTRTADAPKVDNASIASPVTPGPAKEKPAQAQQTPATAMPATAKAVDVPVFDVLRVEADGSVVIAGQAAPNSAVDVVAGAEVVGQARAGANGDFAVVLDRALSPGDHQLVLRATSSDKHVATSAQTAIVSVPATADGPVLALVEEPGQASRLITKPKTAPEGSAAGAPSGGEMQAGAAGETEQAKPDADRPIAIEAVEIEGSSVFVAGKAKDGARVIVHANDVLLGTSAISPEGRFLVQGERPLAIGDYIIRADLLDGTNRILATARVPFRREAGENISAVAPAANQQAGSANTQADGAQDTAALQKVDGSVIIRRGDNLWTISKRTYGEGTRYTTIYLANRDQIRNPDLIWPGQVFVMPKEPLRDNEVKRKLLEKNP encoded by the coding sequence ATGCAGAAGTACTGGTCCTGGTTGCTTGGTGTCGGGCTCGTTGTCATTGCCGGCGGGCTTGCTTTCTATTGGAATTCCCTGACCCGGACGGCGGATGCGCCGAAGGTGGACAATGCCTCCATCGCTTCGCCGGTAACGCCCGGACCCGCAAAGGAAAAGCCCGCACAAGCGCAACAAACTCCCGCCACGGCAATGCCTGCCACCGCGAAGGCCGTGGATGTGCCGGTGTTTGATGTTCTGCGCGTCGAGGCGGATGGCTCGGTCGTCATTGCTGGTCAGGCGGCACCCAATTCCGCGGTAGATGTGGTGGCGGGTGCTGAGGTGGTGGGTCAGGCCAGGGCGGGCGCCAATGGCGATTTTGCAGTGGTGCTGGATCGCGCATTGTCGCCGGGTGATCATCAGCTTGTCCTGCGCGCCACAAGCTCCGACAAGCATGTTGCAACCTCGGCGCAGACGGCCATCGTATCCGTTCCCGCAACTGCCGATGGACCGGTTCTGGCTCTGGTGGAAGAGCCGGGACAGGCGAGCCGCCTCATCACCAAGCCAAAAACGGCCCCTGAGGGCAGTGCCGCTGGTGCGCCCTCGGGTGGAGAGATGCAGGCCGGCGCCGCAGGCGAAACGGAACAGGCAAAGCCGGATGCCGACCGCCCGATCGCCATCGAGGCGGTGGAAATCGAAGGCTCGTCGGTCTTTGTCGCGGGCAAGGCAAAGGATGGTGCGCGCGTTATCGTACATGCCAATGACGTGCTTCTTGGCACAAGCGCGATTTCACCCGAAGGCCGCTTTCTGGTGCAAGGCGAGAGGCCGCTCGCCATCGGCGACTATATTATCCGTGCCGATCTTCTGGATGGCACAAACCGCATCCTTGCCACTGCGCGTGTACCGTTCCGCCGCGAGGCCGGTGAAAATATTTCGGCCGTTGCGCCTGCGGCCAATCAGCAGGCAGGCAGCGCAAACACGCAAGCCGATGGCGCGCAAGATACGGCTGCGCTGCAAAAAGTGGACGGCTCCGTCATCATCCGGCGCGGTGACAATCTCTGGACCATATCGAAGCGCACTTATGGCGAAGGCACGCGCTACACGACCATTTATCTTGCCAATCGCGATCAGATCCGCAATCCCGACCTGATCTGGCCGGGACAGGTTTTCGTGATGCCCAAGGAGCCGCTGCGCGACAATGAGGTGAAGCGCAAGCTTCTGGAAAAGAACCCCTGA
- a CDS encoding MliC family protein yields MKMWTLAKMSVAAAALSFAASAASASEITIKLPDSVKVSTNSILYKCGAKDLSVTYYNAGDISLAKLELEDETVVASNVISGSGAKYAGSVYIWWTKGKTASLYNLIDNPEEDKPISCVEQ; encoded by the coding sequence ATGAAAATGTGGACCCTTGCGAAAATGTCGGTTGCCGCTGCTGCCCTCTCATTTGCCGCGTCGGCGGCCTCGGCTTCTGAAATCACCATCAAGCTGCCGGATAGTGTCAAAGTCAGCACAAACTCCATTCTCTACAAATGCGGCGCGAAGGATCTCTCCGTCACCTATTACAATGCAGGCGATATCTCGCTTGCCAAACTGGAACTGGAAGATGAAACCGTGGTGGCTTCCAATGTCATTTCCGGCTCCGGCGCCAAATATGCGGGCAGCGTTTATATCTGGTGGACCAAGGGTAAAACCGCGTCCCTTTATAACCTCATCGATAATCCCGAGGAGGATAAGCCTATAAGCTGCGTAGAACAGTGA
- a CDS encoding TIGR00730 family Rossman fold protein: MSEIRSICVYCGSSIGQNPLYREAGLALGRSIAEHGIRLVYGGGTRGIMGAVAQGVMEAGGEVTGIIPTFLLDKEASFERAKELSELIIVDDMHERKHLMFQRSDAFVTLPGGIGTVEEIVEMMTWAQLGKHRKPMVFANINNFWQPMLALLDHMRAEGFIHTAHQVQPLIVDKAEDIVPAIIAANGRRKAGDLEIIGKM, encoded by the coding sequence ATGTCCGAGATTCGATCCATTTGTGTTTATTGCGGCTCTTCCATAGGCCAGAACCCTCTTTATCGTGAAGCGGGGCTGGCGCTTGGCCGCTCCATTGCCGAACATGGCATCCGCCTCGTCTATGGTGGCGGCACACGCGGCATCATGGGCGCGGTGGCGCAGGGCGTGATGGAGGCCGGCGGCGAAGTCACCGGCATCATCCCGACCTTCCTGCTCGACAAGGAAGCAAGCTTTGAGCGCGCGAAAGAACTGAGCGAACTTATTATCGTCGACGATATGCATGAGCGCAAGCACCTGATGTTCCAGCGCTCTGACGCTTTCGTGACACTTCCCGGCGGCATCGGCACGGTGGAAGAGATCGTGGAAATGATGACCTGGGCGCAACTTGGCAAACACCGCAAGCCGATGGTTTTCGCCAATATCAACAATTTCTGGCAGCCGATGCTGGCACTTCTCGACCATATGCGTGCGGAAGGCTTCATCCATACCGCCCATCAGGTTCAGCCGCTGATCGTGGACAAGGCGGAAGATATCGTCCCCGCCATCATCGCCGCCAATGGCCGCAGGAAAGCAGGCGATCTGGAGATTATCGGGAAGATGTGA
- a CDS encoding class I SAM-dependent RNA methyltransferase, with the protein MTSSKTGQITIRSIGAGGDGVANLPDGQIYVPFTLPGEVVNVARDKNRATLMALLEASPERQNPACRHFEDCGGCALQHWQDEPYRLWKRELVVGALKGRGTDVEVAPLVACNPHTRRRAVFAARKTEKGVLLGFNRHQSHEIIDIVECPVTVPEIIARLDDLREVGALLAPGSGPFKLAATLTESGLDLAASGCGKLNDEQRRALTALVIKKDFARLSHEGEIIVEPKKPLIHFGKVPVPIPPGCFLQATAEAEETMAALVLAHLGKARRVADLFCGVGTFALRIAEKSAVHAVENDAAALAALDRGVRHVQGLKPVSIERRDLFRRPLMTKELLPYNAVVFDPPRAGAEEQALELAKSKVEKVVAISCNPVTLARDLAILQKGGYRIERVTPIDQFLWSAHVEAVAVLTKGRQ; encoded by the coding sequence ATGACGTCGTCGAAGACGGGGCAAATAACGATCCGCTCGATTGGTGCGGGCGGCGACGGCGTCGCAAACCTTCCCGATGGGCAGATCTATGTGCCTTTCACGCTTCCCGGTGAAGTGGTGAATGTGGCGCGCGACAAGAACCGCGCCACGCTGATGGCGCTGCTGGAAGCCTCGCCCGAACGGCAGAACCCGGCCTGCCGTCATTTCGAGGATTGTGGCGGTTGTGCTCTGCAACACTGGCAGGATGAACCTTATCGCCTGTGGAAGCGTGAGCTTGTTGTCGGGGCGCTGAAGGGCAGGGGCACCGATGTGGAGGTTGCGCCGCTGGTGGCGTGCAACCCGCATACGCGCCGCCGCGCCGTCTTCGCCGCGCGCAAGACGGAAAAGGGCGTGCTGCTTGGCTTCAACCGCCACCAGAGCCACGAGATCATCGATATTGTCGAATGCCCGGTCACGGTGCCGGAAATCATCGCGCGTCTGGATGACCTGCGCGAAGTGGGCGCCTTGCTTGCGCCCGGCTCCGGGCCGTTCAAGCTGGCGGCAACGCTGACGGAATCCGGGCTCGATCTTGCGGCAAGCGGCTGCGGCAAGCTCAACGACGAGCAGCGCCGCGCCTTGACGGCGTTGGTTATCAAAAAGGATTTTGCGCGCCTTTCGCATGAGGGCGAAATCATTGTCGAGCCGAAAAAGCCACTCATCCATTTCGGCAAGGTGCCTGTGCCGATTCCGCCCGGCTGCTTCCTGCAGGCGACTGCGGAGGCGGAGGAAACGATGGCTGCGCTGGTGCTGGCCCATCTGGGCAAGGCCCGGCGCGTGGCCGATCTTTTCTGCGGTGTCGGTACTTTTGCGCTCCGCATCGCGGAAAAGAGCGCGGTCCATGCGGTGGAAAACGATGCAGCGGCGCTGGCCGCACTCGATCGCGGCGTGCGCCATGTGCAGGGGCTTAAACCCGTTTCCATCGAGCGGCGCGACCTGTTCCGCCGCCCGCTGATGACGAAGGAGCTTCTGCCCTATAACGCCGTGGTCTTCGATCCGCCCCGCGCTGGCGCGGAAGAACAGGCGCTGGAACTGGCCAAGTCCAAGGTGGAAAAGGTGGTTGCCATTTCCTGCAATCCGGTGACGCTGGCCCGCGATCTGGCCATTCTCCAGAAGGGCGGCTACCGCATCGAGCGCGTCACGCCCATCGACCAATTCCTCTGGTCTGCGCATGTGGAGGCGGTGGCGGTGCTGACGAAGGGAAGGCAATAA
- a CDS encoding TlyA family RNA methyltransferase has translation MNGQSTDNRPRLDQLLVERGFFATRSRARDAIQRGTVKVDGRPITKPGQMVVRDAALAVDDPASAYVSRAALKLVAALDHFDLNVKGRTALDIGASTGGFTQVLLERGAHHVIAIDVGHDQLHESLRHDPRVTSKEGVNARALELAHLDTRAVDCIVSDVSFISLRLALPPALALAEKGAICALLVKPLFEAGREAIGKGGILRDPAYGERMAQELKSWLETQPGWRALGLCPSPIEGGDGNREYLLAGKKDR, from the coding sequence ATGAACGGCCAGTCCACCGATAACCGTCCGCGCCTTGACCAGCTTTTGGTTGAGCGCGGATTTTTCGCGACACGCTCGCGCGCCCGTGACGCTATCCAGCGCGGCACGGTGAAGGTGGATGGCAGGCCCATCACCAAGCCCGGCCAGATGGTGGTTCGCGACGCCGCACTTGCGGTGGACGATCCGGCAAGCGCCTATGTCTCGCGCGCCGCATTGAAGCTTGTTGCCGCGCTTGACCATTTCGACCTCAATGTGAAGGGCCGGACCGCGCTCGATATCGGTGCTTCCACCGGCGGTTTTACGCAAGTGCTGCTGGAGCGGGGCGCGCATCATGTCATCGCCATCGATGTTGGCCATGACCAGTTGCATGAAAGCTTGCGCCACGATCCGCGCGTGACCAGCAAGGAGGGTGTCAATGCCCGCGCGCTGGAGCTTGCGCATCTGGACACGCGCGCTGTCGATTGTATTGTGTCGGATGTCAGCTTCATCTCGCTCAGGCTGGCGCTGCCCCCGGCATTGGCTCTGGCTGAAAAAGGTGCTATCTGCGCGCTTCTCGTCAAACCGCTATTCGAGGCGGGACGCGAAGCGATCGGCAAGGGCGGCATCTTGCGCGATCCCGCATATGGCGAGCGCATGGCGCAAGAACTGAAATCATGGCTGGAAACGCAGCCCGGCTGGCGTGCTCTCGGCCTTTGTCCGTCGCCCATCGAAGGCGGCGACGGCAATCGTGAATATCTTCTGGCAGGAAAGAAGGACAGATGA
- the dxs gene encoding 1-deoxy-D-xylulose-5-phosphate synthase, with protein sequence MSRPSTPLLDKAPTPDRLRALPEQDLPQLAEELRTELIDAVSTTGGHLGAGLGVVELTVALHHVFNTPYDRIIWDVGHQAYPHKILTGRRDRIRTLRQAGGLSGFTKRAESEYDPFGAAHSSTSISAGLGMAVASELSGEKRNVIAVIGDGSMSAGMAYEAMNNAGALDARLIVILNDNDMSIAPPTGAMSAYLARLVSGRTYRSVREAAKQVAQKLPKFLQDKARKSEEYARAFFTGGTLFEELGFYYVGPIDGHNLDHLLPVLKNVRDTQKGPVLIHVVTQKGKGYAPAEAAADKYHGVNKFDVITGKQAKPPANAPSYTKIFGTSLIEEARHDDKIVAVTAAMPTGTGLDLFGEAFPKRVFDVGIAEQHAVTFAAGLASEGYKPFCAIYSTFLQRGYDQVVHDVSIQNLPVRFPIDRAGLVGADGPTHAGSFDTGFLAALPGFVVMAASDEAELRHMVRTAAEYDEGPISFRYPRGDGVGVDLPERGSVLEIGKGRIVREGTKVALLSFGTRLQECLAAAEELGAAGLSTTVADARFAKPLDHDLIRRLAREHEVLVMVEEGAVGGFGSHVLQFLATDGLLDRGFKVRALTLPDIYQDHGKPDAMYAEAGLDRTGIVRTVFAALHRDELGHEALPTPFRA encoded by the coding sequence ATGTCCCGACCCTCAACACCGCTCCTCGATAAGGCGCCGACGCCAGACCGTCTTCGCGCCCTGCCGGAGCAGGACCTGCCGCAACTGGCGGAAGAATTGCGCACCGAGCTGATCGACGCGGTTTCCACCACGGGCGGGCATCTGGGCGCGGGCTTGGGCGTTGTGGAATTGACGGTTGCGTTGCATCATGTTTTCAACACACCCTATGATCGCATCATCTGGGATGTCGGCCATCAGGCCTATCCGCACAAGATCCTGACCGGGCGGCGCGACCGCATCCGCACATTGCGCCAGGCGGGCGGGCTTTCGGGCTTCACCAAGCGTGCGGAGAGCGAATACGATCCCTTTGGCGCGGCCCATTCCTCGACCTCCATTTCCGCAGGCCTCGGCATGGCGGTGGCGAGCGAGCTTTCGGGCGAAAAGCGCAATGTGATCGCCGTCATCGGCGATGGTTCCATGTCAGCGGGCATGGCCTATGAAGCGATGAACAATGCCGGTGCTCTGGATGCGCGCCTGATCGTTATTCTCAACGACAATGATATGTCGATTGCGCCGCCGACGGGCGCGATGAGTGCCTATCTGGCGCGCCTCGTTTCCGGGCGCACCTATCGCAGTGTGCGCGAGGCGGCGAAGCAGGTGGCGCAAAAGCTGCCCAAATTCCTTCAGGACAAGGCGCGCAAATCGGAAGAATATGCCCGCGCCTTTTTCACCGGCGGCACGCTGTTCGAGGAGCTTGGCTTCTATTATGTCGGCCCGATCGACGGGCATAATCTCGACCACCTGCTGCCGGTTCTGAAAAATGTCCGCGATACGCAGAAAGGCCCGGTGCTGATCCATGTCGTGACACAGAAGGGTAAGGGCTATGCGCCGGCCGAAGCTGCCGCCGACAAATATCACGGCGTCAACAAGTTCGACGTCATCACCGGCAAGCAGGCGAAGCCCCCGGCAAATGCGCCGAGCTACACCAAGATTTTCGGCACAAGCCTGATTGAGGAAGCGCGCCACGACGACAAGATCGTCGCCGTCACCGCCGCCATGCCGACAGGCACGGGGCTGGACCTTTTTGGCGAGGCTTTCCCGAAGCGCGTCTTCGATGTCGGCATTGCCGAGCAGCATGCCGTCACATTCGCTGCCGGTCTTGCAAGCGAGGGGTACAAGCCCTTCTGCGCCATTTATTCCACCTTTCTCCAGCGCGGCTACGATCAGGTCGTGCACGATGTTTCGATCCAGAACCTGCCCGTGCGCTTCCCCATCGACCGCGCCGGGCTGGTGGGCGCGGATGGCCCCACCCATGCAGGCTCGTTCGATACGGGCTTTCTTGCAGCCCTTCCGGGCTTCGTGGTGATGGCCGCATCTGACGAAGCCGAGCTTCGCCATATGGTGCGCACGGCTGCCGAATATGACGAAGGCCCGATCTCCTTCCGCTATCCGCGCGGTGATGGTGTGGGCGTCGATCTGCCGGAGCGCGGCTCGGTGCTGGAAATCGGCAAGGGCCGCATCGTGCGCGAAGGCACCAAGGTGGCGCTTCTTTCCTTCGGTACACGCTTGCAGGAATGTCTTGCAGCCGCTGAAGAACTGGGCGCTGCCGGCCTGTCGACGACAGTGGCCGATGCACGTTTCGCCAAGCCGCTCGACCATGACCTGATCCGCCGTCTGGCGCGTGAACATGAAGTGCTGGTGATGGTGGAAGAAGGTGCGGTCGGCGGGTTTGGCAGCCATGTGCTGCAATTCCTCGCCACGGACGGGCTTCTGGATCGCGGCTTCAAGGTGCGGGCGCTGACGCTCCCCGATATCTATCAGGACCATGGCAAGCCGGATGCCATGTATGCCGAAGCGGGCCTTGACCGTACGGGCATTGTGCGCACGGTTTTTGCCGCACTTCATCGCGATGAACTGGGCCATGAAGCACTGCCGACACCGTTTCGTGCCTGA
- a CDS encoding pirin family protein, translating into MFLERWECVHEFFPCADPVLGDKTSVDSIETLVIPRTSDIGGLEVRRALPTARRRLVGPFIFFDRMGPAILRDGEALDVRPHPHIGLSTVTYLFDGHIRHRDSLGTEMVIRPGDVNLMTAGRGIVHSERSPEEERAGPMPVSGVQTWLALPDAMEEIDPAFHHINAPDLPLMDDAAFSGRLIIGSLHGLSSPVIQHAETLYADIRIHQGGRFQIPPTTEERAIYTLEGNVGIGGEVFPPDRLLAFRPGDDIVVQAGPKGAHIMLFGGAPLGSRRYIWWNFVASSKERIEQAKEEWRTGRFDIVPGDEQDFIPLPE; encoded by the coding sequence GTGTTTCTGGAACGGTGGGAGTGCGTTCATGAGTTTTTTCCTTGTGCCGATCCGGTTCTGGGCGACAAGACATCCGTGGACAGCATCGAAACGCTGGTCATTCCACGCACGAGCGATATTGGCGGGCTGGAGGTGCGCCGCGCATTGCCCACCGCGCGCCGCAGGCTTGTGGGACCGTTCATCTTTTTCGACCGCATGGGGCCGGCCATTCTGCGTGACGGCGAAGCACTCGATGTGCGCCCGCATCCGCATATCGGCCTATCCACCGTTACCTATCTTTTCGATGGGCATATCCGCCATCGCGACAGCCTGGGAACGGAGATGGTCATCCGTCCGGGCGATGTGAACCTCATGACGGCGGGCAGGGGCATTGTCCATTCCGAACGCTCGCCGGAAGAAGAACGCGCTGGCCCCATGCCGGTTTCCGGTGTGCAGACATGGCTTGCCTTGCCGGATGCCATGGAGGAAATCGACCCCGCCTTCCATCATATCAATGCGCCCGACCTGCCACTCATGGACGATGCGGCGTTTTCGGGCCGTCTCATTATCGGCTCCCTGCATGGGCTTTCCTCGCCCGTCATCCAGCATGCCGAAACGCTTTATGCGGATATCCGCATCCATCAGGGCGGGCGCTTCCAGATCCCGCCCACGACGGAGGAGCGCGCCATCTATACGCTGGAAGGCAATGTCGGCATTGGTGGCGAGGTGTTCCCGCCCGACCGCCTGCTTGCTTTCCGCCCCGGCGACGATATTGTCGTGCAGGCCGGGCCGAAGGGCGCGCATATCATGCTTTTCGGTGGTGCGCCCCTCGGCTCAAGGCGCTATATATGGTGGAATTTCGTGGCTTCCTCCAAAGAGCGCATAGAACAGGCAAAGGAAGAATGGCGCACGGGCCGTTTCGATATTGTGCCGGGGGATGAGCAGGATTTCATTCCCTTGCCAGAATAG
- a CDS encoding YidB family protein: MGSYDDNSGNSPIPGGSLAKPVMIALGALLIGKLLKGNSDDAPATQAQPVPEQPQAGGGLLGGILGGLGGLLGSAAAGNASAAPAPGPLGGGLGGLLYQLKQSGLGDKVDSWVGQGENHPIEPGQLGNAIGQTTLEQIAAHAGIDQQELLNQLSQVLPGLVDKLTANGQVPDANTLSKLLQGR; encoded by the coding sequence ATGGGAAGTTATGACGACAACTCGGGCAATTCGCCGATTCCGGGAGGAAGCCTCGCAAAGCCGGTGATGATTGCGCTTGGCGCCTTGCTGATCGGCAAGTTGCTGAAGGGTAACAGCGATGATGCACCTGCAACGCAGGCCCAGCCCGTGCCGGAACAGCCGCAGGCAGGCGGTGGCCTGCTCGGCGGAATTCTGGGTGGCCTTGGCGGGCTTCTCGGCAGTGCTGCGGCGGGCAATGCTTCGGCTGCGCCCGCACCCGGACCGCTCGGCGGCGGTCTTGGGGGCCTTCTTTACCAGTTGAAGCAGTCCGGCCTTGGCGACAAGGTGGATTCTTGGGTTGGTCAGGGCGAAAACCATCCCATCGAGCCGGGCCAGCTTGGCAATGCCATCGGCCAGACGACACTGGAGCAGATCGCGGCCCATGCAGGCATTGACCAGCAGGAACTCCTGAACCAGCTTTCCCAGGTTCTGCCGGGGCTGGTGGACAAGCTGACGGCCAACGGCCAGGTGCCGGACGCCAACACGCTTTCCAAGCTTCTCCAGGGCCGTTGA
- a CDS encoding GlsB/YeaQ/YmgE family stress response membrane protein: protein MSVISWIILGLIAGFIGSKIVNKSGQGMFFDIALGVVGAIIGGVIFTFFGAQGVTGLNIYSLIVSVIGAVIVLWIYHAVTGKRSMG, encoded by the coding sequence ATGTCTGTTATAAGCTGGATAATACTAGGCTTGATCGCCGGCTTCATCGGCAGCAAGATTGTCAATAAAAGTGGCCAGGGCATGTTTTTCGACATCGCGCTTGGCGTCGTCGGCGCCATCATCGGCGGCGTTATTTTCACCTTCTTCGGCGCACAGGGCGTTACCGGCCTCAATATCTACAGCCTGATCGTTTCGGTCATCGGTGCCGTCATCGTGCTGTGGATTTATCACGCCGTTACGGGCAAACGCTCCATGGGCTGA
- a CDS encoding DedA family protein, translated as MHFVESYLATYGTLALFFIIYSESFGAPLPGESALIASSLLALHGTLHIQTVLITVFIASVLGDSTGYLIGRFGGRKLILRYGYLVKLTPERLNQFEKIFAEKGIYVVATARFVVLLRQLNGLVAGSMKMNPLHFLAANMVGAAGWTLIWGLGPYLLSGVLAPYVAHLKALF; from the coding sequence ATGCATTTCGTCGAATCCTACCTCGCGACCTATGGAACGCTGGCACTTTTCTTCATCATCTATTCGGAATCTTTTGGCGCGCCGCTGCCCGGGGAAAGCGCGCTCATTGCAAGCTCGCTCCTTGCCCTACACGGCACGCTGCACATCCAAACGGTCCTGATCACCGTTTTCATTGCCTCGGTTCTGGGCGACAGCACCGGCTATCTGATCGGGCGTTTCGGCGGGCGCAAGCTCATTCTGCGCTATGGCTATCTGGTCAAGCTGACGCCGGAGCGGCTGAACCAGTTCGAGAAGATTTTTGCGGAAAAGGGAATCTATGTCGTTGCAACCGCAAGGTTCGTGGTGCTGCTGCGCCAGTTGAACGGTCTGGTGGCGGGTTCAATGAAAATGAACCCGCTGCATTTTCTGGCGGCAAATATGGTGGGCGCCGCCGGATGGACGCTGATCTGGGGCCTTGGCCCCTATCTCCTGAGCGGCGTGCTCGCGCCCTACGTCGCTCATCTCAAGGCATTGTTCTGA
- a CDS encoding exodeoxyribonuclease VII small subunit, whose amino-acid sequence MVTEPSNADIAVMSFEDALKQLEKIVDDLERGDVPLEESIRIYERGEALKKHCDTLLKSAEDKVEKIRIGRDGQPVGTEPLDPE is encoded by the coding sequence ATGGTGACTGAACCGTCCAACGCCGACATTGCAGTAATGAGCTTCGAGGATGCGCTGAAGCAGCTCGAAAAGATCGTTGACGATCTGGAGCGGGGCGATGTGCCGCTGGAGGAATCCATCCGTATCTATGAGCGCGGCGAAGCGTTGAAGAAGCATTGCGATACGCTTCTCAAATCCGCTGAGGACAAGGTGGAAAAAATCCGCATTGGCCGCGACGGCCAGCCGGTCGGGACCGAGCCGCTGGACCCTGAATAA
- a CDS encoding histone deacetylase family protein gives MTTRLYWHPIYLEHLTPPGHPERPDRIRALMSELEGPDFYRLDRVEAPHAGEAAILLAHPEEHLEAVRSKIPEPVEDGEASQPIVKLDGDTYVSPKSMDAALTAIGAAMAAVDDVMSGAADNVFVASRPPGHHAERSRAMGFCVFNNIAIAARHAQRHHGLERIAIVDWDVHHGNGTQDIFKDDPGVMFCSTHQFPLYPGSGDKHETGVGNIVNAPLSPNTGSREFREAFNSRILPALDNFRPDLILISAGFDAHFRDPLAEINLDESDFDWATGKLMERAERFCDHRLVSVLEGGYDLEGLSQSASVHITRLLKG, from the coding sequence ATGACGACACGGCTTTACTGGCATCCGATCTATCTCGAACACCTGACGCCGCCCGGCCACCCGGAACGCCCCGACCGCATTCGCGCGTTGATGAGCGAGCTGGAGGGGCCGGATTTCTACCGCCTTGACCGGGTGGAAGCGCCGCATGCCGGTGAGGCGGCGATCCTGCTTGCCCACCCGGAAGAACATCTGGAAGCGGTGCGGTCGAAAATTCCCGAACCTGTTGAGGACGGGGAAGCGTCCCAGCCCATCGTGAAACTTGATGGTGATACCTATGTCAGCCCGAAAAGCATGGATGCGGCGCTGACAGCCATTGGCGCGGCGATGGCCGCGGTCGATGATGTCATGTCGGGTGCTGCGGACAATGTTTTCGTGGCATCGCGCCCGCCTGGCCACCATGCCGAGCGCAGCAGGGCCATGGGCTTTTGCGTTTTCAACAATATTGCGATTGCGGCGCGCCATGCGCAGCGCCATCATGGGCTGGAACGCATCGCAATTGTCGATTGGGATGTACACCACGGCAATGGCACGCAGGATATTTTCAAGGATGATCCAGGCGTAATGTTCTGTTCGACGCACCAGTTCCCGCTCTATCCGGGAAGTGGTGACAAGCACGAAACGGGCGTGGGCAATATCGTCAATGCGCCGCTTTCGCCCAATACGGGCAGTCGCGAGTTTCGTGAGGCGTTCAATAGTCGTATTTTACCGGCCCTGGACAATTTCCGGCCAGATTTGATCCTTATTTCGGCTGGCTTCGATGCCCATTTTCGCGACCCTCTGGCCGAGATCAATCTCGATGAGTCGGATTTCGATTGGGCGACGGGCAAGCTCATGGAGCGGGCAGAAAGGTTCTGCGATCACCGACTGGTGAGTGTGCTTGAAGGTGGATATGATCTAGAGGGCTTGTCGCAGTCCGCATCTGTGCATATTACGCGGCTGTTGAAAGGATGA